Proteins from a genomic interval of Zingiber officinale cultivar Zhangliang chromosome 2A, Zo_v1.1, whole genome shotgun sequence:
- the LOC122044324 gene encoding uncharacterized protein LOC122044324, with translation MAPVSDPSFTPQPSPSVAAAIPNPNIYDAPTPPEVPARPSQGEPSTSQPPRSTEAGTSSRPPPVTSQLGPSRAPPSAPSGSAAETSQPHSSTPEYYRTTAPSEVMLRDKRAVPTSILSMKGRLATLWIESMTHMEHLPRLAQMDRFSELYTKMLRDRVAELELQLNDLAAASHALRVEIKALTRQNTQQKLSLVKTQHELKSLQGEKSQTEASYQQHIDQQALMHQQAMDQLTQEIHSKEVLLQEQNKRLESQTAQLESQLAELLAVKAELSQARTAIAGVSTALTVYREGEDERCRQSRELYLRS, from the exons ATGGCCCCAGTCTCCGACCCTTCCTTTACTCCTCAACCTTCACCTTCTGTTGCAGCCGCCATTCCAAACCCGAACATatatgatgctcctactcctccgGAGGTTCCAGCCAGGCCTTCACAAGGAGAGCCTTCAACATCCCAGCCGCCCAGGAGTACTGAGGCTGGCACTTCAAGTCGCCCTCCACCTGTTACATCACAACTTGGGCCTTcccgtgcgcctccttctgctccCTCGGGCTCAGCCGCCGAGACTTCACAACCTCATTCCTCTACTCCTGAATATTATCGAACAACTGCCCCCTCTGAGGTAATGCTGAGAGACAAGCGGGCTGTCCCCACTAGCATCCTATCTATGAAAGGTCGTCTGGCTACACTGTGGATAGAAAGTATGACTCATATGGAACACTTGCCAAGACTCGCCCAGATGGATAGATTTTCCGAGCTGTATACCAAG ATGCTGAGGGACAGGGTAGCAGAGTTAGAACTTCAACTAAATGATCTAGCGGCAGCCAGCCATGCTTTGCGAGTTGAGATAAAGGCTTTGACAAGACAAAATACTCAACAAAAGCTGTCCCTGGTGAAGACCCAACATGAGCTTAAAAGCCTTCAAGGGGAGAAGAGCCAAACTGAGGCCTCGTACCAACAACATATAGATCAGCAGGCTCTGATGCACCAGCAGGCCATGGACCAGTTAACCCAGGAGATACATTCTAAGGAGGTCCTACTGCAGGAGCAAAACAAAAGGTTGGAGTCTCAAACAGCACAACTAGAATCCCAACTAGCAGAACTCCTAGCCGTCAAGGCAGAACTGTCTCAGGCCCGTACTGCTATAGCTGGAGTGTCCACAGCTCTAACAGTGTACAGAGAAGGGGAAGACGAACGATGTAGGCAGAGCCGCGAACTATACTTGCGATCTTAG